One window from the genome of Salvia miltiorrhiza cultivar Shanhuang (shh) chromosome 7, IMPLAD_Smil_shh, whole genome shotgun sequence encodes:
- the LOC130993797 gene encoding pentatricopeptide repeat-containing protein At1g12620-like: MMSRRAASAINLIHGRGFLNRWSHKSGIISPPFSLFSSKAFQRKRSRIDFSCVKELDDAIELFQKMKSMLLEPSVLVYNKLMSVSVKIEQYSFALYVLDEMLRVGVPVNVYTMSIAVNCCCILKDTCSSFAIMGFFCKSGCEPNVATFGTLIKGLFLDDKEAEAVKLFENFLDLKLCEPNDVMILHVIDGLCKVGQVIAGLPPMIDFID, encoded by the coding sequence ATGATGAGCAGAAGGGCTGCTTCTGCAATAAATCTGATTCATGGAAGAGGATTTCTCAATCGATGGTCGCATAAATCGGGTATTATCTCTCCtccattctctctcttctcttccaaGGCTTTTCAACGTAAGCGGTCCAGAATCGATTTCAGTTGTGTTAAAGAGCTTGACGATGCTAttgaattatttcaaaaaatgaaGAGTATGCTGTTGGAGCCTTCTGTTCTCGTGTATAATAAACTTATGAGTGTTAGTGTAAAGATTGAGCAGTACTCTTTTGCCCTTTatgtgttggatgaaatgcTTAGGGTGGGTGTCCCTGTTAATGTTTACACAATGAGTATTGCTGTCAACTGTTGTTGTATCTTGAAAGATACATGCTCTTCATTTGCTATAATGGGCTTCTTTTGCAAGAGTGGTTGCGAACCAAATGTCGCGACTTTCGGCACTCTGATTAAAGGGTTATTCTTAGATGATAAGGAGGCCGAAGCCGTGAAATTGTTCGAAAATTTTCTGGATTTGAAACTGTGTGAGCCTAATGATGTTATGATTCTGCACGTGATAGATGGGCTGTGCAAAGTTGGACAGGTCATTGCAGGCTTGCCGCCCATGATTGACTTCATAGATTAG
- the LOC130992449 gene encoding wall-associated receptor kinase-like 1, which translates to MALLQLLLLLLLYYLVSSAASNSSFTRTKPGCPGKCGDVRIPYPFGIASNCSIPGFDLSCNTSTSTHRLFLHLSGAATYRVVNISKSKIRIKNPVYAHRCENYRYVPTNITIMDLAGSPYTISDLNTVTQVGCTDLTVLEGFHAGVARRDFVGGCVTFCSTNNLSVGNTSCPGNACCQVAVPKGTVFLNVSVSGLKNMWASTEDARCSYSFLGEKDSSAFHPVSELYTPGVPRYTWMKNRTVVLDWRIGTRSCSDAPSLGGFACLNNSHCVNASGGIGGYRCSCFRGYQGNPYLPPGCQDIDECEKNPCHATGICTNTPGDYICRCPPGYLGNAGKNTIGCVAVIPKLSKLSIGLISGMGFTTLLSLSFLLAKFMRKRKNRKRRDNFFKQNGGLLLKQQASVNEAILGNIRIFTAKELEKATDRFNDSRILGRGGQGTVYKGMLSDGQIVAIKKSQFVEERKSKHVVEQFINEVVILSQINHRNVVKLLGCCLETRVPLLVYEYVHNGTLYHLVHDEENAEFMFLWNTRLKIAADVAGAVAYLHSATSLPIFHRDIKSSNILLDEKYVAKVSDFGASKSMPVDQTHLTTNVNGTFGYIDPEYFQSNQFTEKSDVYSFGVVLVELLTGLKPIISSPETEEEQKSLVLRFLSSMSEDKLNSILDDRVVLGQGEKECVVAVAKLAQRCLNLNGKNRPYMKEVATELDTLRFAQHAKSSEESAWDKEGGMILSIDDGNCNWTNTFDFPTNSFPDSFPNMFAKELRR; encoded by the exons ATGGCTCTGCTTCagctgttgttgttgttgttgttgtattaCCTTGTTTCCTCAGCAGCATCCAACTCCTCCTTCACCAGAACAAAACCAGGTTGCCCGGGAAAATGCGGAGACGTGAGAATCCCATACCCTTTCGGCATCGCCTCAAACTGCTCCATCCCAGGCTTCGACCTCTCCTGCAACACCTCAACCTCCACCCACAGGCTCTTCCTCCACCTCTCCGGCGCCGCCACCTACCGCGTCGTCAACATCTCCAAATCCAAGATCCGGATTAAAAACCCCGTGTACGCCCACCGCTGCGAGAACTACCGCTACGTCCCCACCAATATCACCATCATGGACCTCGCCGGATCCCCTTACACTATATCCGACCTCAACACCGTGACGCAGGTCGGCTGCACCGACCTCACCGTGCTCGAAGGCTTCCACGCCGGCGTGGCGCGCAGGGACTTCGTCGGCGGCTGCGTCACCTTCTGCTCCACCAACAATCTCAGCGTCGGCAACACCTCCTGCCCCGGAAACGCGTGCTGCCAGGTTGCGGTGCCCAAGGGGACCGTCTTCCTCAACGTGTCCGTCTCCGGGCTCAAGAACATGTGGGCGAGCACGGAGGATGCGCGTTGCAGCTATTCGTTTCTCGGGGAGAAAGACAGCTCCGCGTTTCACCCGGTTTCGGAGCTTTACACGCCGGGCGTGCCGAGGTATACTTGGATGAAGAATCGGACGGTGGTCCTCGACTGGAGGATCGGGACGCGCAGCTGCAGCGACGCCCCGAGTTTGGGCGGCTTTGCTTGCCTGAACAACAGCCACTGCGTTAATGCGAGTGGTGGAATCGGAGGATACCGGTGTAGCTGCTTTCGGGGATACCAGGGCAATCCTTACCTTCCTCCTGGTTGCCAAG ATATTGACGAGTGTGAGAAGAATCCGTGCCACGCCACCGGAATTTGTACCAATACGCCCGGAGATTATATCTGCAGATGCCCGCCGGGCTATCTTGGTAACGCCGGGAAGAATACTATTGGCTGTGTCGCCGTCATTCCCAAGCTCAGTAAACTGTCGATAG GTTTAATATCTGGGATGGGTTTCACAACGTTGTTGTCGCTCTCCTTTCTGCTGGCCAAGTTTATGAGAAAGAGGAAGAATCGAAAGCGTCGAGACAACTTCTTCAAGCAAAATGGTGGTCTCTTACTAAAGCAACAAGCTTCAGTCAACGAAGCCATCCTCGGAAACATACGAATTTTCACGGCTAAGGAGTTGGAGAAAGCCACGGATCGCTTCAACGACAGCCGCATACTTGGCCGAGGTGGCCAGGGCACGGTCTACAAAGGAATGTTATCCGACGGCCAGATAGTGGCCATCAAGAAATCCCAATTCGTCGAAGAGCGCAAATCCAAGCACGTCGTGGAGCAGTTCATCAACGAGGTTGTGATACTATCGCAGATCAATCACAGGAACGTTGTCAAATTGTTGGGATGTTGTCTGGAGACGAGAGTCCCTCTTCTCGTGTACGAGTACGTGCACAATGGCACGCTTTACCATCTCGTACACGATGAAGAGAATGCGGAGTTTATGTTCCTGTGGAACACGCGTTTGAAGATCGCAGCAGACGTGGCCGGGGCCGTGGCCTACTTGCACTCGGCCACGTCGCTCCCCATCTTCCACAGAGACATCAAGTCGTCTAATATACTCTTGGATGAGAAATACGTGGCCAAGGTGTCGGATTTCGGGGCTTCCAAGTCCATGCCTGTGGACCAGACTCACCTAACTACCAATGTGAATGGAACTTTTGGGTACATAGATCCGGAATATTTCCAGTCCAATCAGTTCACAGAGAAGAGCGATGTGTACAGTTTTGGGGTTGTTCTTGTCGAGCTTCTAACCGGATTGAAGCCGATAATATCTTCACCGGAGACAGAAGAAGAGCAGAAGAGTCTAGTTTTACGTTTCTTGTCGTCGATGAGCGAGGACAAACTCAACTCGATTCTAGACGATCGAGTGGTGTTGGGGCAAGGTGAGAAGGAATGTGTAGTTGCGGTAGCGAAGCTTGCGCAGAGATGTCTGAATTTGAACGGTAAGAACCGGCCGTACATGAAAGAAGTAGCCACGGAATTGGATACTCTCAGATTTGCTCAACACGCAAAATCGAGTGAGGAATCCGCATGGGATAAAGAAGGAGGAATGATTCTCTCAATAGATGATGGCAACTGTAATTGGACAAATACCTTTGATTTTCCGACAAACTCATTTCCTGATTCTTTTCCTAACATGTTTGCGAAGGAACTTCGGCGATAA
- the LOC130993796 gene encoding putative late blight resistance protein homolog R1B-14 — protein sequence MAAYAALMSLMHTIHHIQHHPLLPISLQKTQAQSLSENIAFLEEFLQGHNDDYKDEADGLERRIADAAYAAEDAIESHIEDQILAESMDNGKEISTVDLYERLQKSIEELDSIKEEAMEKKQRTRAPDQTTQRRSSSSSKAVDSNTLVGVDDVVYELMDKLTGGESRREVIPIVGMGGIGKTTLARNVYRNQTIVQHFDILVWVTISQEYNLKELLLELLQVEQGSLSKLTENELGEKLHKKLSSRRYLIVIDDIWDIKIWDKLKFYFPDYNDGSRILLTTRLSKLAFQVSDSQGIQVGFLDKHDSWNLFCKIVFGEEINCPHELERLGRKIVESCKGLPLSIDVIGGLLARSPRTQQFWKHIAENLSSVVNSDDDEHCLKVLYTSYNSLPLHLKPCFLYMSVAKEDREIAVSNFTKMWVAEGFLKPIGGKTSQEVAEECLEELVGRNLILVQERDFYGKLKLFKLHDLVRDLCLREAKRQKFGCRLSKVYSKEYSNSNLQHQTQDIFKRVNLRYIDVRRPGMIPSSISLLWYLQTVMVESGKNGVVPSEIWKMRQLKHVEIKPRLELPSPPVDEVVVLENLETLHTVHDFRCRGEVVERIPNIKKLRITYWEVSEDSLDEYSLNKIELLHKLSSLSVSNYVSRLSPVFSEMSLPQSVRKLSLRGTHLQWGVMTEMVGWLPWLQVLRLREYACVGSEWCTVEGQFCRLKLLEISEGEDLECWETESSHFPVLEHLRLGYMRRLKEIPSDIGDIPTLKSIQLDRFCSDAAFRSAKQIRVEQEELGNEDLRIQLPC from the coding sequence ATGGCAGCTTATGCAGCTCTGATGTCTCTTATGCATACTATCCACCACATCCAGCATCATCCTCTCCTTCCTATTTCTCTGCAAAAAACTCAAGCTCAATCTCTCTCTGAAAACATTGCTTTCCTTGAGGAATTTCTTCAGGGTCACAACGATGACTACAAGGACGAAGCAGATGGATTGGAGCGTCGCATTGCAGATGCAGCTTACGCAGCAGAAGATGCGATCGAATCACATATCGAGGATCAAATTCTAGCTGAATCCATGGATAACGGGAAAGAGATCAGCACCGTTGACTTGTATGAACGTCTGCAGAAATCGATAGAAGAACTGGATTCGATCAAGGAAGAGGCGATGGAGAAGAAGCAGAGAACGAGAGCTCCAGATCAGACGACGCAGAGGAGGAGTTCGTCGTCATCAAAGGCCGTTGATTCCAACACCTTGGTGGGCGTTGACGACGTGGTGTACGAGTTGATGGACAAGCTGACCGGAGGAGAATCCCGCCGTGAGGTCATCCCTATCGTGGGGATGGGCGGGATTGGTAAGACTACTCTTGCTAGAAATGTTTACCGGAATCAGACTATTGTGCAGCACTTTGATATTCTTGTTTGGGTTACAATTTCTCAAGAATACAATTTGAAAGAATTACTTTTAGAGCTTCTCCAAGTGGAGCAGGGGAGTCTTTCCAAACTGACTGAAAATGAATTAGGAGAAAAGTTACACAAGAAATTATCAAGTAGGAGGTATTTGATTGTAATTGATGACATTTGGGATATCAAAATTTGGGATAAACTGAAATTTTACTTTCCCGATTACAATGATGGGAGTCGAATACTGCTTACTACAAGGCTTTCAAAGTTGGCCTTTCAGGTCTCTGATTCTCAGGGCATTCAAGTGGGATTCCTGGATAAGCACGACAGTTGGAATCTCTTCTGCAAAATTGTGTTTGGGGAAGAAATCAACTGCCCTCACGAACTTGAGCGATTAGGGAGGAAGATCGTGGAGAGCTGCAAAGGTCTTCCGTTGTCGATTGATGTGATCGGAGGGCTCTTAGCAAGATCTCCGCGGACGCAACAATTTTGGAAACACATTGCAGAAAATCTGAGCTCGGTAGTGAACTCAGACGACGATGAGCATTGCTTGAAAGTATTATACACGAGTTATAATAGCCTGCCACTTCATTTGAAGCCATGTTTTCTCTACATGAGTGTTGCTAAAGAAGACAGGGAGATTGCTGTCTCCAACTTCACTAAAATGTGGGTTGCCGAGGGATTTCTAAAGCCGATTGGTGGGAAAACCTCGCAAGAGGTGGCGGAAGAGTGCTTAGAAGAGCTTGTTGGTAGAAATCTCATTTTAGTTCAAGAGCGTGACTTTTATGGAAAGCTCAAGTTATTCAAACTCCATGATCTCGTGAGAGACTTATGCTTGAGAGAAGCTAAGAGGCAGAAGTTTGGTTGCAGATTATCCAAAGTGTATTCAAAGGAATATTCAAACTCCAATCTCCAACATCAAACGCAAGATATTTTTAAAAGAGTTAATTTGCGGTATATTGATGTTCGAAGACCTGGAATGATCCCTTCTTCGATCTCTTTGCTTTGGTACCTGCAGACAGTGATGGTTGAATCTGGGAAGAATGGTGTCGTGCCGTCTGAAATTTGGAAAATGCGTCAGCTCAAGCATGTTGAAATCAAGCCGAGGCTTGAGCTCCCGAGTCCCCCTGTTGATGAGGTTGTGGTTTTGGAAAACTTAGAGACGCTCCACACGGTACATGATTTCAGATGCCGTGGAGAGGTGGTTGAGAGGATTCCCAATATCAAGAAACTGCGAATAACGTATTGGGAAGTGAGTGAGGACAGTTTGGATGAATACAGTCTCAACAAAATTGAGCTTCTGCATAAACTGAGTTCACTTAGTGTGAGCAACTATGTGAGCCGATTATCTCCTGTGTTTTCAGAGATGAGCTTACCACAATCTGTGAGGAAGTTGAGCTTACGGGGCACGCATCTCCAGTGGGGGGTGATGACAGAGATGGTGGGTTGGTTGCCTTGGCTTCAGGTGCTGAGGCTGAGGGAATATGCCTGCGTAGGAAGTGAGTGGTGTACGGTGGAAGGGCAGTTCTGCAGGCTCAAATTATTGGAGATAAGTGAGGGTGAGGATTTGGAGTGTTGGGAGACGGAGAGCTCCCACTTTCCGGTCCTTGAGCACCTTCGCCTTGGATACATGCGTAGGCTCAAGGAGATCCCTTCGGACATAGGAGACattccgacgctcaagtcaatTCAGTTGGATAGGTTTTGCAGCGATGCAGCCTTTCGTTCTGCAAAACAGATCCGAGTTGAGCAAGAGGAACTTGGGAATGAGGACCTTCGAATTCAACTTCCTTGCTAA
- the LOC130992450 gene encoding glyoxylate/hydroxypyruvate/pyruvate reductase 2KGR-like, which produces METTSNPIGVLLLRPLSPYLQQELSKRYALFKFWESPPNLRREFLGEHSNSIKAVVCNGVQGADAEIIDALPLLEIVASHSSGLDKIDLDRCRERGIRVTYTPDALTDEVADMAILLILATSRRICAADQHVRSAEWKNADFKLTSKFSGKSVGIIGLGRIGSAIAKRAEAFGCRIGYHSRSLKPNSRYKYYPSLTDLASDSQIIVVSCALTRETHHIVNRGVMDALGRDGIIINIARGSHIDQAELISALAEGRLGGAGLDVLEHEPEVPDLLAQLDNVVLSPHAGASTYETRKTLADLVVGHLEAHFSNKPLLNAVI; this is translated from the exons ATGGAAACTACTTCAAATCCAATCGGCGTTCTTCTCCTCCGCCCGCTGTCGCCGTACCTTCAGCAGGAGCTCTCCAAACGATACGCCCTCTTCAAATTCTGGGAATCGCCGCCGAATCTCCGCCGCGAGTTCCTCGGAGAGCACTCGAACTCGATCAAGGCGGTGGTGTGCAATGGCGTGCAGGGCGCCGATGCCGAGATCATCGACGCGCTACCGCTCCTTGAGATCGTGGCCAGCCACAGCTCCGGCCTCGATAAGATTGATCTGGATAGATGCCGGGAGAGGGGAATTAGGGTAACTTACACCCCCGACGCCTTGACGGATGAGGTGGCGGACATGGCGATTCTGCTGATTTTGGCGACTTCGCGGCGGATTTGTGCGGCGGACCAGCACGTCAGGAGTGCTGAGTGGAAGAATGCTGATTTCAAGTTGACTTCAAAG TTCAGTGGCAAATCAGTTGGCATCATTGGATTGGGAAGGATTGGTTCAGCCATAGCTAAGAGAGCCGAAGCTTTTGGGTGTCGAATTGGATACCACTCTCGTTCACTAAAACCAAATTCAAGATACAAATACTACCCTTCTCTCACTGACTTGGCCTCGGACTCCCAGATCATTGTTGTGTCGTGTGCATTAACGCGTGAGACTCACCACATTGTCAATCGTGGTGTCATGGACGCCTTAGGTAGAGATGGGATTATCATCAACATCGCGAGAGGCTCCCACATTGATCAAGCTGAGTTGATCTCTGCCCTTGCTGAGGGCCGGTTGGGAGGAGCTGGGCTAGATGTGTTGGAACACGAACCTGAGGTGCCTGATCTACTAGCTCAGCTTGATAACGTCGTCCTCTCCCCACATGCTGGAGCTAGCACATATGAAACGCGCAAGACATTGGCAGACCTCGTCGTTGGACACTTGGAAGCGCATTTTTCAAACAAGCCGTTGCTTAATGCTGTCATCTAA
- the LOC130992451 gene encoding dynein light chain 1, cytoplasmic: MLEGKALIEDTDMPLKMQIQAMASASQALDLYDVLDCKSIAAHIKKEFDKKYGSGWQCVVGSNFGCFFTHSKGSFIYFTLETLNFLIFKGAS; encoded by the exons ATGTTAGAAGGGAAAGCTTTGATAGAAGACACAGATATGCCACTGAAGATGCAGATCCAAGCAATGGCCTCTGCTTCTCAGGCTTTGGATCTCTACGATGTTCTTGACTGCAAATCCATAGCTGCCCACATCAAGAAG GAGTTTGACAAGAAGTATGGGAGTGGATGGCAGTGTGTGGTGGGATCCAACTTTGGGTGCTTTTTCACTCACTCCAAAGGGAGCTTCATATATTTCACACTAGAGACTCTCAACTTCCTCATCTTCAAAGGTGCTTCTTAG